The Streptococcus sp. oral taxon 431 nucleotide sequence ACAAGACCTGATGCCAAGGCCAGAACTAAAAATGGAAGTGCCATTCCGAGAGTGTAAATGAGGGTTAATAAGGCCCCCTGAAGAGCTCCATTTCCTCCTGAGGCAGCCAGTGCTAAAACAGAACTTAAAACTGGGCCTATACATGGAGTCCAGCCAAAGCTGAAGCTGATACCCAGTAAAAAAGCCGAGAGATATTTACTAGACTGTTTTTGCTTAAATGTTACTGTTTTTTGTACCTCTAATTTTTGTAGATGAAGAATTTCCATCTGATGCAATCCCAGTATGATAATCATGATTCCCATGACATAACGGAACCAGACAGCATAAAGTAAATTCCCAAGGAATCCTGCTCCAAATCCAAGAATAAAGAAAATGAGAGAGATACCCGCAATGAAACAGAGGGTACGAATCAATCCTGACCAGTCAACATCTTTACCCAAAAAACGAAATGTCTTTGACTTCTCTTGATCATCTAGCAGAACACCTGCGTAGACTGGTAACAAGGGAAAGATACAGGGAGAAAAGAATGACAAGACCCCAGCAATAAAGACAGAAATAAAAAATAAAATACTTTCCAATTAAAAACCTTCTTTCATATAGTCATCTTTTATTTTACTATAAAAGAAAACGTTTGTAAGATATCTGCTACGCAAATTTATTTTCAACTTGAAAGAATCAAAAAAAGGAGCTCAGCTCCTTTTTTGATTAATAAGTTCCCTCTTCACCTTGACTTGTCAAGATTACAGGTCCATCTTTAGTAATAACAAACTGATGCTCGTACTGACATGATAGTCCACCATCGATTGTTTTATGTGCCCAGCCTGTTTTCATATCTGTATCGATTTCCCAATCACCTGTATTGATCATAGGTTCAATGGTTAAGACCATGCCTTCACGAAGGCGGAGACCACGACCTGCGATACCATAGTTAGGCACCATTGGTTCTTCATGCATAGTTGGACCAACACCGTGTCCTACAAGATCACGAACAACTCCGTACCCACGACTTTCAGCATATTCCTGAATAGCAGCTCCAATATCTCCAATACGATTTCCTACAACAGCCTGCTCAATTCCCTTATACATAGCTTCTTTGGTAACATCCATCAAGTTTTTAACTTCTTCTGACGGTTTTCCAACAGCGTAAGCCCAACAAGAATCTGCCAATCCGCCCGTAAAGTTTTGAGTGTATTTTTTCATCTGCTCAACGTTGTTAAAATTAAGTTTAGAAACATTGAGGTCAGACTTAGCGATTGGCCCACCAAGAACCATATCAACTTTCAGCAAATCGCCTTCCTTCAAAATATAGTGGCGTGGAAAAGCATGGGCTACTTCGTCATTAAGCGAACAACAAGTTGCGTATGGATAATCCATCATTGCCCCATCAACACCAATTTGAAGAGGGAGGAAATTTTCTTCTTTACAACGACGACGCACATATTCTTCTACTTCCCACATATCTACACCTGGTTTGATGATGTCTCGCAAACCGATGTGAATACTGGCAAGAAAATCGCCAGCCTTATCCATTGCTTCGATTTCTCTAGCTGATTTTAATGTAATCATGTTTTCTCCTAGTTTTAATTAATTTTTACAGTAACATTTGCTTTTGATACGATTTGATGATTGATATAAATGTCATAGTCAATAATGGCTGACCTTCTCGTATGATGAATAATTCTAGCCTGAATTCGCAAGATATCATCGATCTGAACAGCCTGTAAAAAGTAAATCAACATCTGTTCAATGATGAGGTTACGTCCGCTATTCACGACCAGATCCTGCGTCATATGGGTCAAAATTTCTGAAAGAACTCCATTTGCAAGGACTCCATTTTTTTCCAACATAAATGGTTCAACCGTAATGACAACTTCATCATGGTGGTAAGATAACTTCTGACCAACCTGTTCTGAAAATGTTGGCAAAGCTGAAACTTGAGAGCGGCTCATCTTTTCCATGACATCCCGTCTAGTAATAACACCAAGTAAAGTTTGATTACTTCTCACAACAGGTACCATTTCAAAGTCTTCAGCAATCATTCTCTGGCTAACGTTAGCGATATTCGTCGATAAACCAGTCATGTAGACTGTCCTTGTCATGACCTTATCTATCGTTGTACCAGGTGATTTATCCCCAGCATCACGCATAGTAACTACACCAACAACGACCTGATGCTGATTGATGACAGGAAAACGGCTCGTTCTATTCTTACGAACCAAGTCTAGATAATCTTTGACAGTATCCGTTTCCTGTAGAAATCCATATTCATGACTGGTACGATAGATTTTTTCAACCGTTAAAATATCTGTCTTAATCTGAACATTAGACAAAGCTCTGTTGATCATAGTTGCAATTGTAAATGTATCATGTTTACTGCGCAATACTGGAATATTTTTTTTATTAGCATGGTTCAAAACATCTTCATGAACTTCAAATCCACCTGTTACCAAGACAGCATTTTCATTTTCTAGTGCTAATAACTGAATACGTGTTCGATCTCCTACGATAAGTAAGCCGCCATCATGAAGATATGAAAGAATATTCTTTTCAGTCATCGCTCCAATGGAGAATTTACTAAATTCTCTATCCAATCCAGCTTGACCAGCTAAAACTTCCGAGCCTGTAACTTCTGCAATTTCTGCGAACGTTAATTTCTCAATAGCTACTTTTTTTGACTTTACACGTACTGTTCCACTTCGAGGACGTGTTTCAACAAGTCCCCTATTTTCAGCTTCTTTGATAGCCCGATATGCCGTACCATCACTTACTCCCAGCCGATTTGAAATACTACGAACACTGACACGCTTCCCAACTGGTAATTCTTCCAAGTAGGCTAATATTTCTTGGTGTTTACTCATTTAGATTTCCTTTTGTATAACGGAATTCTAGATAATCCCGCATCTTTCGGGTATAACGATCGCTACCTTTAAAACGACGATAAAGAACAAAATCTGATTTCTCTGCTACTTTCTGACTAGCAACATTTTCTAGATGTGTCACAATCGAAAGTTGCTTCAAGGCAAACTCGTTCATAGATAAATCTCGTAATTTGGTAACTGCTTCAGTCATATAACCCTGAGACCAATAGTCTTTCTTTAAAAAATAGCCAATTTCAGCTTCTTTCTTAATTTCATCAAGTTTTTCAAACTTGATAGCTCCAATCATTCTTTGCTCTTTTTTATCACAAATAGCCCAGATCCCCAAAGGTGATTTCATAAAATAATTGGCAAGAGCATACTGACTTTCTTCAATACTTGCTTGTGCAGGAAAGATAAATTGAAGATTTTCAGGATCTGATGCAAGTTGATGAAAATCATCTACATCTGTAAAAAAGAAGGGACGGAAATATAAACGTTCCGTCTCATAGAAAGAAAATTTTGCTAATTTAGTCCAGATATTCATTGCAATCCTCAAAGTGCTAATCTTCGATTAGCTCAATATCTGCTCCAAGATTACGCAATTTTTCGATAATATTCGAGTAGCCTCGAAGGATGAATTCTACATTGGTAATCTCTGTTTTTCCTTCAGCCATCAAGCCAGCAATAACCAAGGCAGCTCCAGCACGTAGGTCTGTCGCCTTAACTTTTGCACCCTGCAAAGGATTTCCACCCTTATAAAGTATGTGGTCGTTTGTTGTTGAAATATCTGCATTCATTTTGGCTAATTCAAAAACATGGTTGACACGTTTTTCATAGATTGTATCAATCAATGTGCCACGACCTTCTGCTTTTAAAAGCAAAGGAGTAATAGGCTGTTGAAGATCTGTTGCGAAACCTGGATAAGGAGCTGTCTTGATATTAACAGCCTTTAGATTTGTTTGCTCTTCGACGAAAATACTGTCTTCAGAAACAGTCATGTGAACACCCATTTCTTCAAGTTTAGCAATAAATCCTTCTAAATGCTCATAAAGTACATTATTAATTCGAATCCCATGACCTACTGCAGCAGCCAATGAAATATATGTACCTGCTTCGATACGGTCAGGGATGACTTGGTGACGTGTTCCATGAAGGCTATCTACACCATCAATAGTAATCATATCCGTACCTGTGCCACGAATATGAGCTCCCATATTGTTTAATAATGTAGCCACATCAATAATTTCAGGTTCGCGAGCAGCATTTTCAATAACTGTTCGACCTTTAGCTTTTACTGCTGCTAGCATCGTATTGATTGTTGCACCAACACTAACAGTATCCATATAGACATGTGCACCATGTAGACTTGATCCTTGGGTTGAGAGATTCATATTATCTCCCTCGTAGGTTGTCTTAGCTCCCATAGCTTCAAATGCTTTTAAATGCAAATCAATCGGACGCGGTCCTAGGTCACACCCTCCAGGCAAACCTACAGTTGCTTCACCAAAACGACCTAAAAGACTACCATAGAAATAATAAGACGCACGCAAGCTATTAATTTTACCATAAGGTATTGGTTTATTTTGAACACCACGAGGATCAATCTCAAGAACATCGTCATAACGCTTGACACTAGCTCCCATGATTTCCATAATCTCAATAAGACTAGCTACATCAGAGATGTCTGGAACACAATCCAAAATCACAACATCATCTGATAAAATAATGGCAGGAATTAAGGCAACGACACTATTTTTAGCGCCACTAATCGTAATCTCACCTTTCAATGGTCTCCCGCCGTTAATGACAATTTTTTTCATTTTATGCTCTTTCACTATTTATTAAGAAGGTCTCACCCTATATTATACCATATTTCTTACTAATAGCCAATCCTATAAAATAATTAACAAACGTCTCACACTTAATTCCACCATAAAAATCCGTTTTAGACTAATTTCCACTTTGGTCAGGAAAGTGGAAGTTACTTTGAGAAATTACCCTCAAGATTTTGACAATCTCAATATCATCACAGTTCTGGAAGGTAGAACACAATCTATCATCCGAAATCATTTTCTTAAATATGAGAGTTCTGTCCGAAGTCGCGTCAAAATCATTACTATGGATATGTTTAGCCCTTATTATGACTTGACTAGACAACTTCGCTTTCGAATTTCTAGGCTCAGGCTGAAACAGTCTACGAGACTGTTTCACTCCCAAACGCTAAAATCGTTCTGGATCGCTTTCACATTGTACAACATCTAAGCCGTGCTATGAGTCGTGTGCGTGTACAAATTATGAATCAATCAGGATAGTCGTAAACTGAGTGATAAACATTTTTATCGCCCTACTTTTCGTATGCATTTAACCAATAAGGAAATCCTAAACAAGCTTTTGAGCTATTCCGAAGACTTGAAACACCACTATCATCTCTATCAACTCTTGCTTTTCCACTTTCAGAATAAGGAGCCGAAGAAATTCTTTGGACTCATTGAGGACAATCTAAAGCTGGTTCATCCTCTTTTTCAGACTGTCTTGAAAACATTTCTAAAGGACAAAGAGAAAATTGTCAACGCTCTTCAACTACCCTATTCTAACGCCAAACTGGAAGCCACTAATAATCTAATCAAACTTATTAAACGCAATGCCTTTGGTTTTCAGAACTTTGAAAACTTCAAAAAACGCATTTTTATCGCTCTGAACATCAAAAAAGAAAGGACGAAATTTGTCCTTTCTCGAGATTAGCTTTTCTTCAACCCACTACAGTTGACAAAAAATACCAGATGAGGTGTTTTTTAGCGTGCCCTTTTATGGATCAATAAGTGGTAAAAATAAGACAGTAACCTCAGAATAGCTACTGTCTTATCTCTTTTTTTACTTAAGGCCCTTGATATACTTGACAAATGGTAGAAAAGAGCCACTTTTCAGAGGGAGCAAAAAACTTGTCCCTTTTATATTTTAAACAATGGATTTAAGAAACCATCTGTGTTTTGTAATAATTTCTTATAAACTTTCCACTTGAGGCCTTCGGTATGCTTGAAACCACCTTCTTTCAAGTCTTTCTCAACAGCAGTGTTAAATAAGTTTTGAAGTTGAGCGTAAGTTGAAATCTTAGAACCGTCTACTTCAATCTCAACAAAGCCTTTCTGTGCTTTCGCATACACTTCATGATACCAATGTTTCTTCCACTCTTCGAGGTTTTGGAATTGATTATTAGAAACTTTCTTGATAATGAAATCATCACCTAAAAGCCCTTTATTTTCTCTGTTGGCATCACCTTTTAACTTGTTAGAAACATAAGGGATAAAGCCATTCTCATAACCATAGTAACCCCACATACGGAAAGTATTGTGTTTAAAGGAAATAGAACCTACGGTGCTTCGACTCGTATTCCCGCCAAAGATACCTGCCATCATATTGACCGTTTGATAAGCACTATCAAAACCTTCCGTACGGAAGCGACCGTTATTTGGCATACCATGAAGAGTTACAAAGTTATTATCTACCAACTTGTCAATGCTATCAATTGGTAATTTCTTCTCTTCTTCCGTCAAATCACGTAATTTGTCCCACTGGTGTGGTTCTCCAATTAAACGATTTCTATCCGCATTTGTACGCCACTCTTTATCCATCTTCTTGAACCACTTAGAGTTATCAGATAACTTCTGCTTAATAACGGCAGTAGCTTCTAAGTAATCTAACATCATCATAGACTCATTGTAGTTTTTCATATAACTATCAATCTTGTCTCGACTGTCTAACTTAGCTGGATCATAATTGTAGTACTGCTCACCATCATTTTTACGCTCATAAGCCATGTTGATACCCAGAGCTTTATACTCACTATTCGGAGTAGATTTATCAGGGGTTTGTAACATACCTTGAGCAAAGGCTTCTAAGTCAGTACCTTCACGATGCCAATCTCCACCATAGTAAGCCATACGGTCGTTTATGTGAGTTGTTTCATGTGTAAAGGCTGAAATACCAAACTGACTAATCATGTCAGTTACCATGAAGTAAACCTGATCATCTTTCCATGGACGTTCATAAATTTTTGCCATCGCTCCCATCGCTCCGTTAACTTGATGCCAACGATCAGTTGGGCCAAATAGCTCACGAATAGGAGTTGCAACCTTGCCATCTGAACCATAACCACGGCGACTAGCATTCTTAATACCGCTATAATTTTGATTATCCCAAACAGGCGTTGGTACGGAGTTTTGACTCTTCAAGAGCTGATTACGAACTTTTGGTAAAGCTAAACGAGACCAAAAGTCTAAATATCTTTGTTGAGCTTTCGCTACTTTGTTTATCTCCTCTTTGAAAGCATTTCGTTCTTCTTCCGTATTCTTCCCATATTTTTCAAAAGAACTGAATGCCAACGTGTTGTAAGTAGAAATGACAAAAATATGTGCTTTCTTCAAGTTGAGTAACGGTAAAATCATGCGACTATGCACGTCATTGTTCAAACCGTCATAGATACGATGGCGCTTGTCTTTGAAATCCTCTGTAGTCGTCTCAGGCTCAGAAACATAAACGTTCTTTGCAGCATGAATAAACCAGTCATTTAAGTCGGTGTACTTAGTGAATAAACGCATGTTATAGCCTAACAAGCCATTTAATTCACCTTTTCCAATAGTACCACCAATAACTTCACGATAAGCTTCTAAACTTCTATCTCCTTTTAAATTCTTTTCTGCTGAACCTATACGAATCAAGAAATCTAAAATACTTGGTGTTTTACCATAAAAGTCTGGTTTAAACATCATCAAATGCTTAAAGTTCAAGCCATCATAGTCGATACCATAATAACGATTTAGATAAGTCAAGGCTAATATAATCTTAGCTTTATTATCTTCAACTTTCTTGAGAAGCGCCTTCTCAGCCACTTCATCACTGTTCAGTTGATGGTCTTCATTTTCTAACAAGGACTTCACTAACTTATCTAACGTCTCTCTAACCTCAGCGAAGCTTTCTTCTAGGTATAGAGATGAAGGGTTATTTGTAATAGCTTTAACCTCAGCAGAGTCTAAAGCAACAGAACTCAACTTCTCTTTAACTTTCGTAATCAAGGAATCTCTGTTCTTATAAACCATATTAGGAGTGTAAACTACACCTAAACCATCTACATTATATTCTTTGACTTGTTTTACCTTAGAGTCCGAAACCGCAGATACCCCAAATTCTTCTTTGGTTCCATCGGCATAGTGAATCATGATTTTATCCACACTTGATAAATCAGTGACAAATTGCCCTGCTTTCATACCTGTTACAGACAGAACAGTTTTCTTAACAAGATTGGAATCATCTGTTAACTTATTCCCTTGGTTTATAATCCACTCTTTGTTATAAAATGGTTGCAGTTTTTCCAAGTTTCGATAAGCTAGGTTTCTTGTTTCTTGGTAGTCCTGAATCGCTTTATATTCAGAATCTCTATCAACAATACGATTTAACTTGTTTACAACTGGATCTTGAATAGCGAAGGTATTCGCAGTAATCCCCATATTAGCGATTTTGGCGTCTGCTTCGGCTTGAGAGATACCAGTAATACGATTTGAATGCTTGTAGGAAGATAAACCACTTGCAACACCATTTACATAATTTACACGTTTGATATTATCTAATCCAAAATATTGGTCATTATCATTCAAGGCTGATGAACCATAGACAATTTCACCATTATTTACTTTAAGCATTGTTACGACGTCTTCAATAACCCCCCAGTTAAAGTTGTTATGAATTACAGCTCCACTTTCGCCATGCTGAATCAAATTCATAGTACCTTTTATTACAG carries:
- the spxR gene encoding CBS-HotDog domain-containing transcription factor SpxR; translation: MSKHQEILAYLEELPVGKRVSVRSISNRLGVSDGTAYRAIKEAENRGLVETRPRSGTVRVKSKKVAIEKLTFAEIAEVTGSEVLAGQAGLDREFSKFSIGAMTEKNILSYLHDGGLLIVGDRTRIQLLALENENAVLVTGGFEVHEDVLNHANKKNIPVLRSKHDTFTIATMINRALSNVQIKTDILTVEKIYRTSHEYGFLQETDTVKDYLDLVRKNRTSRFPVINQHQVVVGVVTMRDAGDKSPGTTIDKVMTRTVYMTGLSTNIANVSQRMIAEDFEMVPVVRSNQTLLGVITRRDVMEKMSRSQVSALPTFSEQVGQKLSYHHDEVVITVEPFMLEKNGVLANGVLSEILTHMTQDLVVNSGRNLIIEQMLIYFLQAVQIDDILRIQARIIHHTRRSAIIDYDIYINHQIVSKANVTVKIN
- the ccdA2 gene encoding thiol-disulfide oxidoreductase-associated membrane protein CcdA2 is translated as MESILFFISVFIAGVLSFFSPCIFPLLPVYAGVLLDDQEKSKTFRFLGKDVDWSGLIRTLCFIAGISLIFFILGFGAGFLGNLLYAVWFRYVMGIMIIILGLHQMEILHLQKLEVQKTVTFKQKQSSKYLSAFLLGISFSFGWTPCIGPVLSSVLALAASGGNGALQGALLTLIYTLGMALPFLVLALASGLVMPYFSRIKFHILLLKKIGGLLIVLMGILLMLGQLNVLSGILG
- a CDS encoding methionyl aminopeptidase, with protein sequence MITLKSAREIEAMDKAGDFLASIHIGLRDIIKPGVDMWEVEEYVRRRCKEENFLPLQIGVDGAMMDYPYATCCSLNDEVAHAFPRHYILKEGDLLKVDMVLGGPIAKSDLNVSKLNFNNVEQMKKYTQNFTGGLADSCWAYAVGKPSEEVKNLMDVTKEAMYKGIEQAVVGNRIGDIGAAIQEYAESRGYGVVRDLVGHGVGPTMHEEPMVPNYGIAGRGLRLREGMVLTIEPMINTGDWEIDTDMKTGWAHKTIDGGLSCQYEHQFVITKDGPVILTSQGEEGTY
- a CDS encoding UDP-N-acetylglucosamine 1-carboxyvinyltransferase, yielding MKKIVINGGRPLKGEITISGAKNSVVALIPAIILSDDVVILDCVPDISDVASLIEIMEIMGASVKRYDDVLEIDPRGVQNKPIPYGKINSLRASYYFYGSLLGRFGEATVGLPGGCDLGPRPIDLHLKAFEAMGAKTTYEGDNMNLSTQGSSLHGAHVYMDTVSVGATINTMLAAVKAKGRTVIENAAREPEIIDVATLLNNMGAHIRGTGTDMITIDGVDSLHGTRHQVIPDRIEAGTYISLAAAVGHGIRINNVLYEHLEGFIAKLEEMGVHMTVSEDSIFVEEQTNLKAVNIKTAPYPGFATDLQQPITPLLLKAEGRGTLIDTIYEKRVNHVFELAKMNADISTTNDHILYKGGNPLQGAKVKATDLRAGAALVIAGLMAEGKTEITNVEFILRGYSNIIEKLRNLGADIELIED
- a CDS encoding GNAT family N-acetyltransferase; the encoded protein is MNIWTKLAKFSFYETERLYFRPFFFTDVDDFHQLASDPENLQFIFPAQASIEESQYALANYFMKSPLGIWAICDKKEQRMIGAIKFEKLDEIKKEAEIGYFLKKDYWSQGYMTEAVTKLRDLSMNEFALKQLSIVTHLENVASQKVAEKSDFVLYRRFKGSDRYTRKMRDYLEFRYTKGNLNE